Proteins found in one Hippopotamus amphibius kiboko isolate mHipAmp2 chromosome 12, mHipAmp2.hap2, whole genome shotgun sequence genomic segment:
- the LOC130832684 gene encoding 60S ribosomal protein L11-like: MAQDQGEKENTMRELRIRKLCLNICVGESGDRLTRAAKVLEQLTGQTPVFSKARYTVRPFGIRRNEKIAVHCTVRGAKAEEILEKGLKVREYELRKNNFSDTGNFGFGIQEHIDLGIKYDPSIGIYGLDFYVVLGRPGFSIADKKRRTGCIGAKYRISKEAMRWFQQKYDGIILPGK, translated from the coding sequence ATGGCGCAGGATCAAGGTGAGAAGGAGAACACCATGCGGGAACTTCGCATCCGCAAACTCTGCCTCAACATCTGCGTGGGGGAGAGTGGAGACAGGCTGACCCGGGCAGCCAAGGTGTTGGAGCAGCTCACAGGCCAGACCCCCGTTTTCTCCAAAGCTAGATACACCGTCAGACCCTTTGGCatcaggagaaatgaaaagattgCCGTCCACTGCACAGTCCGTGGGGCCAAGGCAGAAGAAATCCTGGAGAAAGGTCTAAAGGTGCGAGAGTAtgagttaagaaaaaataacttctcAGATACTGGAAACTTTGGCTTTGGGATCCAAGAACACATCGATCTGGGGATCAAATATGACCCAAGCATTGGTATCTACGGCCTGGACTTCTATGTGGTGCTGGGTAGGCCGGGTTTCAGCATCGCAGACAAGAAACGCAGGACAGGCTGCATTGGGGCCAAATACAGAATCAGTAAAGAGGCCATGCGCTGGTTCCAGCAGAAGTATGATGGGATCATCCTTCCTGGCAAATAA